In Pseudomonas sp. DNDY-54, a genomic segment contains:
- a CDS encoding AzlC family ABC transporter permease produces the protein MSRLQEFLHGCRDILPLIVGAVPFGVIFGTLSIGAGLSTWQTIGMSALVFAGSAQFIAVTLITGGVGAAVVLLTTFVVNLRHALYSAALQPFVRHLSSRWRVPLAFWLTDEAFAVIQHRYAREDSSPYKHWFFLGAALTMYLSWQLATLAGIAFGQAVPNVASWGLDFAMIATFIGIAVPMMRTRPQVVSALVAAAVALLTWDMPYKLGLIAAALAGIVVGVWLEQRAERQLNVEVR, from the coding sequence ATGTCCCGCTTGCAGGAGTTCTTGCATGGCTGTCGCGATATCCTCCCGCTGATCGTCGGTGCGGTCCCCTTCGGTGTCATTTTCGGCACGCTGTCCATTGGTGCGGGCCTCTCTACCTGGCAGACCATCGGCATGTCGGCGTTGGTGTTTGCCGGCTCGGCGCAGTTTATCGCGGTCACCCTGATTACCGGCGGAGTGGGCGCGGCGGTCGTGTTGCTGACAACCTTCGTGGTGAATCTGCGCCACGCGCTCTATAGCGCGGCGCTGCAGCCTTTCGTACGGCATCTGTCGAGTCGCTGGCGGGTGCCGCTTGCCTTCTGGCTGACTGACGAAGCCTTTGCCGTTATCCAGCATCGCTATGCCCGAGAGGACAGCTCCCCTTACAAACATTGGTTCTTTCTGGGCGCCGCACTGACCATGTACCTGAGTTGGCAACTGGCGACGCTGGCCGGTATCGCGTTCGGCCAAGCGGTGCCGAACGTGGCCAGCTGGGGGCTGGATTTCGCCATGATCGCCACTTTCATTGGGATTGCCGTGCCGATGATGCGCACCCGTCCGCAAGTGGTGTCCGCGCTGGTCGCGGCTGCTGTCGCGCTACTGACTTGGGACATGCCCTACAAGCTGGGGCTGATCGCGGCCGCGCTGGCCGGCATCGTAGTAGGCGTCTGGCTCGAGCAGCGCGCCGAGCGCCAACTGAACGTGGAGGTGCGCTGA
- a CDS encoding GNAT family N-acetyltransferase produces MFTPRPVTLQRGALRLDPLAETDIPALVELAMGNRDELVYLNGPLRPDWYRFALAEQRENRAVVFTLRMADRIVGTTRFADFNPLLPAAELGWTWLDRAEHGSGLNTSIKHLLLRHAFEDWQLVRLQLKTAASNLRSQRAIEKLGAQREGVLRNHRRLADGRLDDTVLYSITDRDWPTVKNALEARAIG; encoded by the coding sequence ATGTTCACGCCGCGCCCGGTCACGTTGCAACGGGGAGCCCTGCGTCTGGACCCGCTTGCAGAAACAGACATCCCGGCATTGGTGGAACTGGCCATGGGCAACCGTGACGAGCTGGTCTATCTGAACGGCCCGCTGCGCCCTGACTGGTACCGCTTCGCGCTTGCTGAGCAACGAGAAAACCGGGCCGTGGTGTTTACCCTGCGCATGGCCGATCGCATTGTCGGCACCACCCGTTTCGCTGACTTCAACCCGCTTCTGCCGGCAGCCGAACTGGGGTGGACCTGGCTGGACCGGGCCGAGCATGGAAGTGGGCTAAACACCTCGATCAAACATTTGCTCCTCAGACACGCGTTCGAGGACTGGCAGCTGGTACGCCTGCAACTCAAGACCGCGGCCAGTAACCTCCGGTCTCAGCGTGCAATCGAAAAGCTCGGCGCCCAGCGCGAGGGCGTGCTTCGTAATCACCGTCGTCTCGCAGACGGCCGGCTGGACGACACCGTTCTTTACAGCATCACGGACCGTGACTGGCCTACGGTCAAGAATGCGCTCGAGGCGCGGGCCATCGGCTGA
- a CDS encoding PAS domain-containing hybrid sensor histidine kinase/response regulator, which translates to MSLSGGLIALVAFTYMAVLFAIAFYGDRSAPMSPRLRAWVYSLSLAVYCTSWTFFGAVGQAAEQLWSFLPIYLGPMLLMLLAPHVIQKMIMISKQENITSIADFIAARYGKSQLLAVVVTLICLVGVLPYIALQLKGIVLGVNLLIGNHSEAAAGSGTRDTALIVSVVLALFTVLFGTRNLDVTEHHRGMVLAIAFESLVKLLAFIAVGVFVTFGLYNGFGDLFNQAYDSSELTGFWEETVNWPSMLVQTTVALMAIVCLPRQFHVTVVENIEPRDFNLARWVFPLYLLLAAIFVIPIALAGQMQLPAGVTPDSFVISLPLAEAHPALAMLAFIGGASAATGMVIVASVALSTMVSNDMLLPWLLRRKEAEQPFEVFRHWMLSVRRISIVAILLLAYVSYRLLGTSASLATIGQIAFAALTQLAPAMVGALYWKQANRRGVFAGLAAGALVWGYTLILPLLGWPLEMFPGLQWMYTTELPFDTSALTLGVMLSLVSNATLFFWVSILSQTRVAEHWQASRFIGQEVHATPNSRRLLAVQVEDLLSLAARFVGSERAELSFQRFARRHGHDYSPRQQADGQWIAHTERLLAGVLGASSTRAVVKAALEGRDMQVDDVVRIVGEASEVLQFNRALLQGAIENITQGISVVDQSLRLVAWNHRYLEMFEYPDGLVYIGRPVADIIRYNAERGLCGPGDADTHVAKRLYWMRQGRAHTSERTFPNGRVVELIGNPMPGGGFVMSFSDITAYREAERALKDANEGLEQRVIERTQELSELNNALTEAKSTAEAANQSKTRFLAAVSHDLMQPLNAARLFSAALSHQHDALPSGARDLVRHLDGSLRSAEDLISDLLDISRLENGRITPDRNPFPLATLFDTLSTEFTILAAEQGVDFRVHGSRLRVDSDIRLLRRVLQNFLTNAFRYAKGRVVLGVRRQGASLRLEVWDRGPGIAEDKLRVIFEEFKRLDSHQTRAEKGLGLGLAIADGFCQVLDHPLSVRSVPGKGSVFSVTVPIANNVVRQPKANGNGEPQQTALTGIQVLCIDNEDSILVGMHSLLSRWGCQVWTASNRAECEALLREDVRPQLVLVDYHLDHGETGSDLMAWLRTRLGEPVPGVVISADGRPELIAAIHAAGLDFLAKPVKPAALRALMSRHIRLH; encoded by the coding sequence ATGTCGTTGTCCGGTGGGCTGATTGCGCTGGTCGCGTTTACTTATATGGCCGTGCTGTTTGCCATCGCTTTCTATGGTGATCGCAGCGCACCGATGTCTCCGCGCCTGCGCGCCTGGGTCTACAGCCTATCGCTGGCGGTTTACTGCACCAGCTGGACCTTCTTCGGCGCCGTGGGCCAAGCCGCCGAGCAACTCTGGTCGTTCCTGCCGATCTACCTGGGGCCAATGCTGTTGATGTTGCTGGCACCCCACGTGATCCAGAAGATGATCATGATCAGCAAGCAGGAAAACATCACCTCCATCGCCGACTTCATTGCGGCGCGCTACGGCAAATCGCAGCTGTTGGCCGTGGTGGTCACGCTGATCTGCCTGGTCGGTGTACTGCCGTACATCGCCCTGCAGCTCAAGGGCATCGTGCTCGGGGTGAACCTGCTGATTGGCAATCACAGCGAGGCGGCCGCCGGCTCGGGTACCCGTGACACGGCCCTGATCGTGTCCGTGGTGCTGGCGCTTTTCACCGTCCTGTTCGGCACGCGCAACCTGGACGTCACCGAGCACCACCGCGGGATGGTCCTGGCGATTGCATTCGAGTCGCTGGTCAAGCTGCTCGCATTCATCGCCGTGGGTGTCTTCGTCACCTTCGGTTTGTATAACGGCTTCGGCGATCTGTTCAATCAAGCATACGACTCATCAGAGCTGACCGGCTTCTGGGAAGAGACAGTCAATTGGCCCTCGATGTTGGTACAGACGACCGTGGCCTTGATGGCCATTGTCTGCCTGCCGCGCCAGTTCCACGTCACCGTCGTGGAGAACATCGAGCCACGCGACTTTAATCTCGCACGTTGGGTGTTCCCGCTTTATCTATTACTGGCGGCCATCTTCGTGATCCCCATCGCGCTGGCCGGGCAAATGCAGTTACCCGCCGGGGTCACGCCGGACTCCTTTGTGATCAGCCTGCCGTTGGCCGAAGCCCACCCGGCACTGGCAATGCTGGCATTCATTGGCGGCGCCTCGGCCGCGACGGGCATGGTCATTGTGGCAAGCGTGGCGTTGTCGACCATGGTGTCCAACGACATGCTGCTGCCCTGGTTGCTGCGTCGCAAAGAAGCCGAGCAACCGTTCGAGGTGTTCCGTCACTGGATGCTTTCAGTGCGTCGCATCAGCATCGTTGCCATTCTGTTGCTGGCCTACGTCAGCTACCGGCTGCTCGGCACCAGCGCGAGCCTGGCCACCATCGGCCAGATTGCATTCGCCGCGCTCACCCAACTCGCACCCGCCATGGTCGGTGCCCTGTATTGGAAGCAGGCCAACCGGCGCGGCGTGTTCGCTGGCCTCGCCGCCGGCGCGCTGGTCTGGGGTTACACGCTGATTTTGCCGCTGCTGGGCTGGCCACTGGAAATGTTCCCCGGCCTGCAGTGGATGTACACCACCGAACTGCCGTTCGATACCAGCGCATTGACGCTCGGCGTGATGCTGTCGCTGGTGAGCAACGCGACACTGTTTTTCTGGGTCTCGATCCTTTCGCAGACTCGCGTGGCCGAGCACTGGCAAGCCAGCCGTTTCATCGGGCAGGAAGTTCATGCGACGCCAAACTCCCGCCGGCTGCTCGCCGTGCAAGTCGAGGATCTGCTCTCGCTGGCGGCACGCTTCGTTGGCTCGGAGCGTGCGGAACTCAGCTTTCAACGCTTCGCCCGGCGGCACGGCCATGACTATTCACCCAGGCAACAGGCCGACGGCCAATGGATCGCTCATACCGAGCGCCTGCTGGCCGGTGTGTTGGGTGCGTCGTCGACGCGCGCAGTCGTCAAGGCCGCGCTGGAAGGGCGCGACATGCAAGTCGACGATGTCGTCCGCATCGTTGGCGAGGCGTCCGAGGTTTTGCAATTCAACCGCGCACTGCTGCAGGGCGCGATCGAGAACATCACCCAGGGCATCAGCGTGGTCGACCAGTCACTGCGCCTGGTGGCGTGGAACCATCGCTACCTGGAAATGTTCGAGTACCCGGACGGCTTGGTCTACATTGGTCGCCCCGTGGCGGACATCATCCGTTACAACGCCGAGCGCGGCCTTTGCGGGCCTGGCGATGCCGATACCCACGTGGCCAAGCGGCTGTACTGGATGCGCCAAGGCCGCGCCCACACCTCCGAGCGAACCTTTCCAAACGGCCGCGTGGTCGAGCTGATTGGCAACCCGATGCCCGGCGGCGGGTTTGTCATGAGCTTCAGTGACATCACGGCTTATCGAGAAGCTGAACGCGCCCTCAAGGATGCCAACGAGGGCCTGGAGCAGCGCGTCATCGAGCGTACCCAGGAACTGTCGGAACTTAACAACGCGCTGACCGAAGCCAAGAGCACCGCCGAAGCGGCCAACCAGTCGAAGACGCGCTTTCTGGCCGCGGTCAGCCACGACCTGATGCAACCCTTGAATGCCGCACGGTTGTTCTCCGCTGCGCTGTCGCACCAACATGACGCTCTGCCGAGTGGAGCCCGCGATCTGGTGCGCCATCTGGACGGATCGCTGCGCTCGGCCGAGGATCTGATCTCCGATCTTCTGGACATTTCTCGCCTGGAAAACGGTCGCATCACGCCTGATCGCAATCCCTTCCCGCTGGCCACGCTGTTCGACACGCTCAGTACCGAGTTCACCATTCTCGCCGCCGAACAGGGTGTGGACTTCCGCGTTCATGGCAGCCGCTTGCGGGTCGACAGCGACATTCGCCTGTTGCGCCGGGTGCTGCAGAACTTCCTCACCAATGCCTTCCGCTATGCCAAAGGGCGCGTCGTGCTCGGTGTTCGGCGCCAGGGCGCTTCACTGCGCCTGGAAGTATGGGACCGCGGCCCGGGAATCGCCGAAGACAAGCTGCGGGTGATCTTCGAGGAATTCAAACGCCTGGACAGCCACCAGACCCGCGCCGAGAAAGGATTGGGGCTGGGCCTGGCCATCGCTGATGGCTTCTGTCAGGTGCTCGATCATCCGCTGTCGGTGCGCTCGGTGCCTGGCAAGGGCAGCGTGTTCAGCGTGACCGTCCCGATTGCCAACAACGTTGTCCGGCAGCCGAAAGCCAATGGCAACGGCGAGCCACAACAGACCGCGCTAACCGGAATTCAGGTGCTGTGCATTGATAACGAAGACAGCATTCTGGTGGGCATGCACAGCTTGCTGTCACGCTGGGGTTGCCAGGTCTGGACAGCCAGCAACCGAGCCGAATGCGAGGCACTGTTGAGGGAAGATGTAAGACCGCAGCTGGTATTGGTCGACTATCACCTGGACCATGGCGAGACCGGATCGGACTTGATGGCGTGGTTGCGTACTCGGCTCGGCGAGCCGGTACCGGGCGTGGTGATCAGCGCCGACGGGCGACCGGAACTGATCGCGGCGATTCACGCAGCCGGGCTGGACTTCCTCGCCAAACCGGTGAAACCCGCCGCGTTACGCGCACTGATGAGCCGCCACATTCGCTTGCATTGA
- a CDS encoding AzlD domain-containing protein — translation MQTWLLILGMLAITFVIRYSFFAWPDLRFPRLVEQGLHYVPVAVLTAIVVPGMLMPEGQWAVHWNNAYLLAGLLAILIAAVARNLLATIAGGLLSFFLLRWAFGQLPL, via the coding sequence ATGCAAACCTGGCTGCTTATTCTTGGCATGCTGGCAATCACCTTCGTGATCCGCTACAGCTTCTTCGCCTGGCCGGACCTACGCTTCCCTCGCCTGGTGGAGCAGGGCTTGCACTATGTGCCGGTCGCGGTGCTGACGGCCATCGTGGTCCCGGGCATGCTCATGCCTGAAGGACAGTGGGCGGTGCACTGGAACAATGCCTATCTGCTCGCGGGGTTGCTCGCAATCCTCATCGCAGCCGTTGCCCGCAATCTGTTGGCGACCATTGCGGGCGGCCTGTTGAGTTTCTTTCTCTTGCGCTGGGCGTTCGGCCAGCTGCCGCTGTGA